The following coding sequences are from one Shewanella violacea DSS12 window:
- the gspK gene encoding type II secretion system minor pseudopilin GspK — MNQLPAKQRGVALIVVLLIVAMVAIIATNINSRNQLSVRRTLNLAEYNQAYWYAISAEELAKKVLKQDFEDSDDNRVHLQQYWAQADVVFPAENGEIGGTISDLKSCFNLNALSAKSEKGAGGSQPKLPLAAVQYKGLLVALGMDDFGAERLTHTLKDYIDEDSTASPFGAEDADYESRAVPYRAANTLMSHRSELRAVLGYTQNIYLKLLPYICVIPGVKTQVLNVNTIKVEQAALLAGMFANKISVGEAESIINQRPADGFEKIDDFTNISSISSLIAANEALKSSFDIKSKYFKLDAGAKVENANFRLESVLRVDGTKIEVLTRQFGGQK, encoded by the coding sequence GTGAATCAACTTCCAGCTAAACAGCGCGGCGTCGCACTTATCGTGGTGTTGTTGATCGTTGCCATGGTGGCGATTATCGCCACGAATATTAATAGTCGTAATCAGCTATCGGTTCGCCGTACCCTGAATTTGGCCGAGTATAATCAGGCATATTGGTACGCCATCTCCGCCGAAGAGTTGGCTAAAAAAGTACTCAAACAAGATTTTGAAGACTCAGACGACAATAGAGTGCATCTGCAACAATATTGGGCACAGGCCGATGTGGTTTTTCCCGCTGAGAATGGCGAGATAGGCGGTACAATTTCGGATCTCAAGTCTTGTTTCAATCTCAATGCATTATCGGCCAAGAGTGAAAAGGGAGCCGGAGGCAGTCAGCCTAAATTACCACTGGCGGCGGTGCAATATAAAGGCTTGTTGGTCGCGTTAGGTATGGATGATTTCGGCGCAGAACGGCTAACTCATACCCTAAAAGATTATATCGATGAAGACTCAACGGCTAGCCCATTTGGCGCCGAAGATGCAGATTATGAGTCCCGTGCGGTACCGTACCGTGCGGCTAATACCTTAATGAGTCACCGAAGCGAGTTAAGGGCCGTGTTGGGATATACACAAAATATCTATCTTAAGTTGCTGCCCTATATATGTGTGATACCAGGCGTTAAAACACAAGTATTGAATGTGAATACCATTAAGGTCGAGCAGGCAGCACTGCTTGCTGGCATGTTTGCCAATAAAATTTCAGTGGGTGAGGCGGAAAGTATCATCAATCAACGTCCAGCAGATGGCTTTGAAAAGATTGATGATTTTACTAATATCTCCTCTATATCTAGCCTAATAGCGGCTAATGAGGCTTTAAAATCCAGCTTCGATATAAAATCAAAGTATTTTAAGTTGGATGCTGGGGCTAAAGTTGAGAATGCCAACTTCCGGCTAGAGAGC
- the gspG gene encoding type II secretion system major pseudopilin GspG: protein MKIRNKQQGFTLLEVMVVIVILGILASMVVPNLMGNKDKADQQKAVSDIVALENALDMYRLDNSIYPTTEQGLDALVQKPNSSPEPRNYREDGYVKRLPQDPWRNDYLLLSPGENGKLDIFSTGPDGQAGTEDDIGNWNLHNFQ from the coding sequence ATGAAAATAAGAAATAAGCAGCAAGGTTTCACCCTACTGGAAGTCATGGTAGTTATCGTAATCTTAGGGATTCTAGCTTCTATGGTTGTTCCTAACCTGATGGGAAACAAGGATAAGGCCGATCAGCAAAAAGCAGTTTCCGATATCGTAGCCTTAGAAAATGCCTTAGACATGTATCGTTTGGATAACAGCATCTATCCAACGACCGAGCAGGGTCTGGATGCCTTGGTACAAAAACCTAATAGCTCACCTGAGCCGCGTAATTATCGTGAAGATGGTTATGTGAAACGTTTACCACAAGATCCATGGAGAAATGATTACTTGTTACTGAGCCCGGGCGAAAATGGCAAGCTGGATATCTTCAGCACAGGTCCAGATGGTCAAGCCGGCACAGAAGATGATATCGGTAACTGGAATCTACATAATTTCCAGTAA
- the gspJ gene encoding type II secretion system minor pseudopilin GspJ, translating into MYLIRNRSHRGFTLLEMLIAIAIFAMIGLAANAVLSTVIKNDEVTKEFSDKLKALQQGFGALERDLGQMVARTPRLLEGGRGTSVFQTGSDILDSESEALVFFRLGWLNPDGILPRGSIQSVAYVVRDGALERWYYPYPEPEFGAEPIKTIVMRGVISVQYSFFMEDKWEKKVDGSKLPKAIAMEIELEGLGKIQRKFLLPLGAPLVPSSNDGGNNNKDKDDGNNKDSSNNNNGGGNSNKGGGNNNNGGNSNKGSGN; encoded by the coding sequence ATGTACTTAATCCGGAATAGAAGCCATAGGGGCTTCACCTTACTCGAGATGTTAATCGCTATCGCAATCTTCGCCATGATTGGCTTGGCGGCAAACGCGGTATTGAGTACGGTTATTAAAAACGATGAAGTCACCAAAGAGTTTTCCGATAAGTTGAAGGCACTGCAGCAAGGCTTCGGTGCGTTAGAGCGTGACTTAGGCCAGATGGTGGCTCGTACTCCCAGATTATTAGAGGGAGGCCGAGGTACTAGTGTGTTTCAAACGGGCTCAGATATTTTAGATTCCGAATCTGAGGCTTTGGTCTTTTTCCGTTTAGGCTGGCTTAACCCAGATGGAATTTTACCCCGTGGCAGCATACAGTCGGTGGCATATGTAGTTAGAGATGGTGCCCTCGAGCGTTGGTATTATCCATATCCTGAACCCGAATTTGGGGCAGAGCCGATTAAGACCATAGTGATGCGAGGGGTTATATCGGTCCAGTACTCCTTTTTTATGGAAGATAAATGGGAAAAAAAGGTCGACGGCTCTAAGTTGCCCAAAGCGATAGCCATGGAGATCGAGCTAGAGGGTTTAGGCAAGATCCAACGTAAATTCTTACTGCCATTAGGCGCGCCTCTTGTTCCTAGTAGTAATGACGGCGGTAATAACAATAAAGATAAGGACGACGGTAATAACAAGGACAGTAGTAATAACAATAATGGCGGCGGTAATAGCAATAAGGGTGGCGGTAATAACAATAACGGCGGCAATAGTAATAAGGGCAGTGGTAATTAA
- the gspC gene encoding type II secretion system protein GspC, whose protein sequence is MDLLDKVITKVADIPHKPLSSATFWLVLVLVIYLFAQITWKLIPVSDGAQTWRPTPVNSSSRSDVNIGVLQKLALFGKVDADTAKSEAEPVAEMITDAPKTSLSIQLTGVVASTIQQKGLAVIASGGTQNTYGLGDKIKGTSASLKEVYADRIIITNSGRYETLMLDGLKYETNGQANKQLQRAKSVRKIDKRKNQQVAQDIKRSREELLADPGKITDFLSISPVRRNGELSGYRLNPGKDRELFKRAGFKTNDLAKSMNGYDLTSMSQSMEVMAQLPELTEISLMVERDGQLIEIMFSLPE, encoded by the coding sequence ATGGATTTATTAGATAAAGTTATTACCAAGGTCGCAGACATACCACATAAGCCTTTGAGTTCAGCTACTTTTTGGCTTGTTTTAGTGCTTGTTATTTACCTTTTTGCCCAGATCACCTGGAAGCTCATTCCTGTATCGGATGGGGCTCAAACCTGGCGCCCGACGCCAGTTAATAGCAGCTCCAGAAGTGATGTGAATATTGGAGTGCTGCAAAAACTGGCGCTTTTTGGCAAGGTGGATGCCGATACGGCTAAGTCTGAGGCTGAGCCCGTCGCTGAGATGATCACTGACGCTCCCAAAACCTCCCTATCGATTCAGTTAACTGGCGTGGTCGCCTCGACCATACAGCAGAAAGGCTTAGCGGTTATTGCCTCTGGGGGAACTCAGAATACTTATGGTCTAGGCGATAAGATTAAAGGCACCTCAGCATCCCTTAAAGAGGTCTACGCCGATCGCATCATAATTACCAATTCGGGACGTTATGAGACCTTAATGCTCGATGGTCTTAAATATGAGACTAACGGTCAGGCTAATAAGCAACTTCAACGAGCCAAATCGGTGAGGAAGATAGATAAGCGCAAAAATCAGCAGGTAGCCCAAGATATAAAGCGGTCTCGTGAAGAGTTACTGGCCGATCCAGGTAAAATTACAGACTTTTTATCCATATCACCCGTACGTCGTAACGGTGAGTTAAGTGGCTACCGTTTGAATCCAGGCAAAGACAGAGAGCTGTTTAAACGAGCTGGATTTAAAACCAATGATCTTGCTAAGTCTATGAATGGTTATGATCTCACTTCAATGAGCCAGTCCATGGAAGTGATGGCCCAGTTACCTGAATTAACTGAAATATCTCTTATGGTCGAAAGAGATGGTCAGCTAATAGAGATCATGTTCAGTTTACCGGAATAA
- the hslO gene encoding Hsp33 family molecular chaperone HslO has translation MSKDNLHRYLFENADVRGELVQLEKSYQEILSAHKYPVQLQHLLGELMAATSLLTATLKFNGDISVQLQGDGPVSLAVINGNNLQQIRGVARWNGDLKQDADLQQLFGNKGYMVITLTPTDGERYQGVVALDKSTLAACLEDYFAQSEQLPTYIKLFANGQQAAGMLLQVLPSEGEHNVGFEHLEQLTATVKAEELYDLEAEDVLHRLYHQEEVRLFEPTQVTFSCTCSRERTAKAVRTVPKTEIDAIIAELGKVDMGCEYCNTNYSFDSIDIAAIFSNAQSPATKQ, from the coding sequence ATGAGTAAAGATAATTTACACCGCTACCTATTTGAAAATGCAGACGTTCGTGGCGAATTAGTGCAACTCGAGAAGAGTTATCAAGAAATTTTGTCTGCCCACAAATATCCAGTACAACTTCAGCACCTACTGGGCGAACTTATGGCGGCAACATCTCTGCTTACCGCGACACTGAAATTCAATGGTGATATCAGTGTACAACTTCAGGGTGACGGTCCAGTATCACTTGCCGTTATCAATGGTAACAACCTACAACAGATACGTGGTGTAGCTCGCTGGAATGGTGACTTGAAGCAAGACGCCGATCTGCAGCAACTATTCGGCAATAAAGGCTATATGGTAATCACCCTCACGCCTACCGATGGTGAGCGTTATCAAGGTGTAGTAGCACTAGACAAGAGCACCTTAGCTGCCTGCCTCGAAGATTATTTCGCTCAATCTGAACAGTTACCTACCTATATCAAGTTGTTTGCCAATGGCCAACAAGCTGCAGGTATGTTGCTGCAAGTATTACCTAGCGAAGGTGAACATAATGTAGGTTTTGAGCATTTAGAGCAGCTTACAGCAACAGTGAAGGCTGAAGAACTGTATGATCTTGAAGCCGAAGATGTACTTCATCGTCTCTACCATCAAGAAGAAGTACGTCTTTTCGAACCGACCCAAGTCACCTTCTCTTGTACCTGTTCCAGAGAACGCACTGCTAAGGCTGTTCGCACAGTCCCTAAAACCGAAATAGATGCCATCATTGCCGAACTAGGTAAAGTTGATATGGGCTGCGAGTATTGCAACACCAACTATAGCTTCGATTCCATCGATATCGCAGCTATCTTCAGCAATGCTCAGTCTCCCGCGACTAAACAGTAA
- the gspD gene encoding type II secretion system secretin GspD, with protein MNNKSFRRKLIAGLVMGAALLTPTLAWSEQYAANFKGTDIQEFINIVGKNLNRTIIVDPTVRGKINVRSYDLLDDEQYYQFFLNVLQVYGYAVVEMDNNIIKVIKDKDAKTASIRVADDDTPGVGDEMVTRIVALYNTEAKQLAPLLRQLNDNAGGGNVVNYDPSNVLMISGRAAVVNKLVEIVRRVDKQGDTEVKVVPLNFASAGEIVRIIETLNRVTGNKSQSSQAPKVVADERMNAVIVSGDVKGRQRVVELIRKLDAEQASTGNTKVRYLRYANAEDLVEVLMGLADQLSSDKDGGGKPGGNKRRKDINIMAHAETNALVITAQPDQMRTIDSVINQLDIRRAQVLVEAIIVEVAEGDDVGFGIQWATASGGGTQFNNLGPTIGEIGAGVWLAKDQKASQTCTGSGDNKTCTDNPDTPGDITLLAQALGKVNGMAWGVATGDFAALIQAVSSDTKSNVLATPSITTLDNQEASFIVGDEVPILTGSQSSSNGNENPFTTVERKEVGVKLKVIPQINEGSSVKLTIEQEVSGINGKTAVDVTFATRRLTTTVMADSGQIVVLGGLINEEVQESVQKVPFLGDLPLIGHLFRSSSSSKKKKNLMIFIKPTIIRDGITMEGIAGRKYNYFRALQLEQQERGINLMPNTDVPILEEWNQSEYLPPEVNDILQRYKEGKGLETRMRKTDPALKSISESKEHDKSLDTDDNADE; from the coding sequence ATGAATAATAAGAGTTTTCGCAGAAAATTAATTGCAGGACTTGTGATGGGAGCCGCTCTTTTAACTCCTACACTTGCTTGGTCAGAGCAATATGCGGCTAATTTTAAAGGAACTGATATCCAGGAATTTATCAATATCGTTGGTAAAAACCTCAACCGTACCATTATTGTCGATCCCACGGTTCGCGGTAAGATCAATGTCCGCAGCTATGATCTACTCGATGATGAGCAATATTATCAATTCTTCCTCAATGTGCTGCAGGTCTATGGTTATGCCGTCGTAGAGATGGATAACAATATCATCAAGGTGATCAAAGATAAGGATGCTAAAACAGCATCTATTCGTGTGGCTGATGATGATACTCCAGGTGTTGGCGATGAGATGGTGACTCGCATCGTGGCCCTATACAACACGGAAGCGAAACAACTTGCCCCTCTGCTACGTCAGCTTAATGATAATGCCGGCGGCGGTAACGTAGTTAACTATGATCCATCGAATGTCTTGATGATCTCTGGTCGCGCGGCCGTGGTAAACAAGCTGGTCGAAATTGTTCGTCGCGTCGACAAGCAAGGCGATACCGAAGTGAAGGTGGTCCCCCTCAACTTTGCATCTGCCGGTGAGATAGTTCGTATCATAGAGACCTTAAATCGTGTAACTGGCAACAAGTCTCAGTCGAGTCAGGCGCCTAAAGTGGTTGCCGATGAGCGTATGAATGCCGTGATTGTCAGTGGTGATGTGAAGGGCCGTCAACGCGTGGTCGAATTAATCAGGAAGCTAGACGCGGAGCAGGCCAGTACAGGTAATACTAAGGTTCGCTATCTGAGATATGCCAATGCAGAAGATCTTGTCGAAGTATTGATGGGCTTAGCCGATCAGCTGTCCAGCGATAAAGATGGTGGTGGTAAGCCAGGTGGTAATAAACGCCGTAAAGATATCAATATCATGGCCCATGCCGAGACGAATGCCCTTGTTATTACGGCGCAACCGGATCAGATGCGCACCATAGATAGCGTGATCAATCAGCTGGATATTCGTCGTGCTCAGGTATTAGTCGAGGCGATAATCGTTGAAGTGGCCGAGGGCGATGACGTTGGTTTCGGCATCCAGTGGGCTACGGCATCGGGTGGTGGTACTCAGTTTAATAACTTAGGCCCGACAATTGGTGAGATTGGTGCCGGTGTCTGGTTGGCCAAGGATCAGAAAGCCTCACAGACATGTACAGGTTCAGGCGACAATAAAACCTGTACCGATAACCCGGATACTCCCGGTGACATCACACTGTTAGCCCAAGCGTTGGGTAAAGTTAATGGTATGGCCTGGGGAGTGGCCACAGGTGACTTCGCAGCCTTGATTCAGGCGGTATCTAGCGATACCAAGTCAAATGTATTGGCGACACCTTCTATCACGACTCTAGATAACCAGGAAGCCTCATTTATAGTGGGTGACGAGGTTCCCATTTTAACCGGTAGCCAGAGTTCGAGTAATGGCAACGAAAACCCTTTCACTACCGTCGAGCGTAAAGAGGTGGGGGTAAAGTTAAAAGTTATTCCCCAGATTAACGAAGGCAGCTCAGTTAAGCTGACTATTGAGCAGGAAGTTTCGGGTATCAATGGTAAGACTGCTGTCGATGTTACCTTTGCAACCCGTCGTTTGACCACTACTGTGATGGCTGACTCGGGTCAGATTGTCGTCTTAGGTGGCCTGATCAACGAAGAGGTGCAGGAGAGTGTGCAGAAGGTACCTTTCCTCGGTGATTTACCGCTAATTGGCCATCTGTTTAGGTCTTCATCTAGCAGTAAGAAGAAGAAAAACCTGATGATATTCATCAAGCCAACCATTATTCGTGATGGCATCACAATGGAAGGCATAGCAGGTCGCAAGTATAACTATTTCCGTGCGCTGCAGTTAGAGCAGCAAGAGCGAGGCATTAATCTGATGCCGAATACCGATGTGCCTATACTCGAAGAGTGGAACCAGTCTGAATACCTGCCGCCTGAGGTCAATGATATTCTACAGCGCTACAAAGAGGGTAAAGGTCTGGAGACAAGAATGCGTAAGACAGACCCTGCCCTTAAGAGCATCTCCGAGAGCAAGGAACACGATAAGTCTCTAGATACTGATGATAACGCCGATGAGTAA
- the gspE gene encoding type II secretion system ATPase GspE, translating to MSNTQIPQSDELALVSEEVWQDAEIDSDEEYRSDSRERLPFAFSHRFYVVLDAGVDDALTLYHTAETPLSALLEVRRYTGRELPLVQLVPAEFEARLTHAYQANSSEAQQLMEDIGNEMDLYTLAEELPQTEDLLEGDDDAPIIKLINALLSEAIKEEASDIHIETYEKQLIVRFRVDGMLKEVLKPNRKLSSLLVSRIKVMARLDIAEKRVPQDGRISLRIGGRAVDVRVSTMPSSHGERVVLRLLDKNTGNLDLVQLGMTEQIRIQFDELIRKPHGIILVTGPTGSGKSTTLYAGLSELNSKDTNILTVEDPIEYELEGVGQTQVNAKVDMTFARGLRAILRQDPDVVMIGEIRDLETAQIAVQASLTGHMVLSTLHTNTASGSITRLQDMGVEPFLVSSSLLGVLAQRLIRTLCPNCKSEHVPDLSERKLLGLVDDDQRIIYRAEGCKSCGNNGYRGRTGIHELLIVNDEIRELIHTGRGELAIEKLIRQTTPSIRHDGMSKVLAGKTTLEEVLRVTREE from the coding sequence ATGAGTAATACTCAAATCCCTCAGAGTGATGAGCTGGCTTTAGTTTCTGAAGAGGTTTGGCAAGATGCTGAAATCGACAGTGATGAAGAGTATCGTTCCGATAGCAGGGAGCGCTTACCCTTCGCTTTCTCTCATCGTTTCTATGTGGTGCTAGATGCGGGTGTCGACGATGCTTTGACCTTGTATCATACCGCCGAGACTCCTTTGTCTGCTCTGCTAGAGGTTAGACGCTACACGGGGCGTGAACTGCCTTTGGTGCAGCTGGTACCGGCCGAATTTGAGGCTAGATTAACTCATGCATATCAGGCTAATTCTTCCGAGGCTCAGCAGTTGATGGAAGATATTGGCAATGAGATGGACCTGTATACGTTAGCCGAAGAGTTACCTCAGACAGAGGATCTGCTCGAAGGCGATGACGATGCGCCTATCATCAAGTTGATCAACGCCTTGTTATCGGAAGCGATCAAAGAGGAAGCCTCAGATATTCATATCGAGACCTATGAGAAGCAGCTAATTGTTCGCTTCCGGGTCGATGGCATGTTGAAAGAGGTGCTCAAGCCCAATCGTAAGCTTTCATCTTTATTGGTTTCTCGTATCAAGGTGATGGCACGTCTGGATATTGCTGAGAAGCGAGTACCCCAAGATGGTCGTATCTCACTGCGAATCGGTGGTCGTGCCGTCGATGTACGTGTGTCGACTATGCCGTCGAGTCACGGCGAGCGTGTGGTATTGCGCCTGCTGGACAAAAATACCGGTAACTTAGACCTAGTTCAACTTGGTATGACAGAGCAGATCCGTATTCAATTCGATGAATTGATCCGCAAGCCCCATGGCATTATCTTGGTAACTGGTCCTACGGGCTCGGGTAAGAGTACAACTCTATATGCTGGTCTTAGCGAGCTGAACTCCAAAGACACCAATATTCTTACGGTTGAAGATCCTATCGAGTATGAACTTGAGGGGGTGGGTCAGACTCAGGTAAACGCTAAGGTTGACATGACGTTCGCTCGTGGCCTAAGAGCGATACTGCGACAAGATCCCGATGTGGTGATGATAGGTGAGATCCGTGACTTGGAAACGGCTCAGATTGCCGTCCAGGCATCATTAACTGGTCATATGGTGTTATCGACTCTTCACACTAATACCGCATCTGGTTCCATCACTCGCTTACAAGATATGGGGGTGGAGCCTTTCCTTGTCTCATCGAGTCTGTTGGGCGTGCTGGCCCAGCGTTTGATTCGAACCTTGTGCCCTAATTGTAAATCTGAACATGTACCCGATCTTAGTGAACGTAAGTTACTCGGTCTTGTTGATGATGATCAAAGGATCATATATCGCGCCGAAGGCTGTAAGTCTTGTGGCAATAATGGTTATCGCGGTCGAACGGGTATTCATGAACTGCTTATCGTTAATGACGAAATCCGTGAACTTATCCATACAGGACGTGGTGAGTTAGCCATCGAGAAGCTTATTCGTCAAACCACACCGAGTATTCGTCATGATGGCATGAGTAAGGTTCTGGCCGGAAAAACCACCCTCGAAGAGGTGTTACGCGTTACTCGCGAGGAATAA
- the gspH gene encoding type II secretion system minor pseudopilin GspH: protein MKQLHQKGFTLMEVLLVVLLMGLAASAVTMTMSGADPQKKLERTALQFMTATEMVLDETVLSGHFIGIVIEKTSYKYVFYDEGKWKSLDRDRILTERQMDEGVEISLVLDGLPLVQEDEEQDSWFDEDFIEEESEEEKKKYPEPQILLFPSGEMSAFEISFFSEDDQGNEIEALVVGDSLGRLTLGRDDDVNGGDDGH, encoded by the coding sequence ATGAAGCAATTACACCAGAAAGGTTTTACCTTGATGGAGGTGCTCTTAGTGGTGCTCTTGATGGGTTTGGCCGCCTCGGCGGTAACCATGACTATGAGCGGTGCAGACCCACAGAAAAAGCTAGAGAGAACAGCACTACAGTTTATGACAGCTACCGAGATGGTACTCGATGAAACTGTGCTTAGTGGCCACTTCATCGGTATTGTTATCGAAAAGACCAGTTATAAATATGTCTTCTACGATGAAGGTAAATGGAAGTCATTAGATAGAGATCGTATTCTGACCGAACGGCAGATGGACGAAGGGGTTGAGATTAGCCTGGTTTTGGATGGTTTACCTCTGGTGCAGGAAGATGAAGAGCAAGACTCTTGGTTCGATGAGGACTTCATCGAAGAGGAGAGCGAAGAGGAGAAAAAGAAGTATCCTGAACCGCAGATCTTGTTGTTCCCAAGTGGTGAGATGAGTGCATTCGAGATAAGCTTCTTCAGTGAAGATGATCAAGGTAATGAAATTGAAGCATTAGTGGTTGGTGATTCCCTCGGACGTTTAACTCTGGGGCGAGACGATGACGTTAATGGCGGCGATGATGGACACTAA
- the gspF gene encoding type II secretion system inner membrane protein GspF: MPAFEYKALDKQGKQQKGVIEADTPRHARGQLRDKRLMPLEIKPVIEKESKAQSAGKSLFQRGISVAELALITRQIATLVAAGLPIEEALKAVGQQCEKDRLASMVMAVRSRVVEGYSLADSMAEFPHIFDDLYRAMVASGEKSGHLEVVLNRLADYTERRQQLKSKMTQAMIYPIVLTVVAIGVIGILLAAVVPQVVGQFEHMGQQLPWTTQLLIASSDFVRDYGLIVLGVVAGAFVLFKRLLTKPEYRMKYDSLLLKLPVISKISKGLNTARFARTLSILAASSVPLLDAMRIASEVLINVKVRAAVEEATARVREGTSLGAALTNTKLFPPMMLYMIASGEKSGQLEQMLERAADNQDREFESNVTIALGIFEPMLVVSMATVVLFIVLAILQPILELNNMVSG, translated from the coding sequence ATGCCTGCATTTGAATATAAAGCATTAGATAAACAAGGAAAGCAGCAGAAAGGTGTGATAGAGGCGGATACCCCTCGTCATGCTCGTGGTCAGCTAAGAGATAAACGCTTGATGCCGTTAGAGATCAAGCCGGTTATCGAGAAAGAATCTAAGGCTCAGTCCGCAGGGAAAAGTCTTTTTCAGCGCGGTATATCCGTGGCAGAACTTGCACTCATCACACGTCAAATCGCCACTCTGGTTGCGGCGGGGCTTCCCATTGAGGAGGCTTTGAAAGCGGTCGGTCAGCAGTGCGAGAAAGATCGTCTGGCCAGCATGGTCATGGCGGTGCGCTCTCGTGTGGTCGAAGGTTATAGTTTAGCCGACTCTATGGCTGAATTCCCACATATCTTCGACGATCTCTATCGCGCCATGGTGGCATCGGGTGAAAAATCTGGTCATCTGGAGGTGGTGCTAAATCGCTTGGCCGATTACACCGAACGTAGGCAGCAACTGAAAAGCAAGATGACTCAGGCGATGATCTATCCCATAGTATTAACCGTTGTGGCCATAGGTGTTATTGGGATTCTACTGGCGGCGGTAGTGCCCCAGGTGGTTGGCCAGTTTGAACATATGGGCCAGCAGTTACCCTGGACGACTCAATTACTGATTGCATCGTCAGACTTTGTCAGAGACTACGGGCTTATTGTTTTAGGTGTGGTGGCCGGTGCATTTGTCTTGTTTAAACGCTTACTGACTAAACCAGAATATAGAATGAAGTATGATTCCTTGCTCCTCAAGCTACCGGTTATTAGCAAGATCAGTAAGGGACTCAATACGGCACGTTTCGCGAGAACCTTGAGTATCTTAGCGGCGAGCTCAGTGCCCCTGCTAGATGCGATGCGAATAGCTAGCGAAGTCTTGATTAATGTCAAGGTCAGAGCGGCGGTGGAAGAGGCTACGGCGCGAGTGCGTGAGGGAACAAGTTTAGGTGCAGCATTGACGAATACGAAACTTTTTCCGCCTATGATGCTCTATATGATCGCCTCGGGTGAAAAGAGTGGCCAGCTAGAACAGATGCTCGAGCGGGCTGCAGATAATCAGGACAGAGAGTTCGAGTCGAATGTCACTATAGCACTGGGGATATTTGAACCTATGTTGGTTGTGAGCATGGCAACAGTAGTGTTATTTATCGTCTTGGCTATTCTACAGCCAATTTTAGAGCTTAATAACATGGTCAGTGGTTAA
- the gspI gene encoding type II secretion system minor pseudopilin GspI, whose product MKKSKGMTLLEVIVALAVFSIAAVSITKSLGEQIANMPILEERTYAQWVADNVMVDARLEAKFPDIGKKDGEMELAGRDWYWRKEIVKTSDDKFRMIRVSVSNDDRYKRILVQVSSYVLNPE is encoded by the coding sequence ATCAAAAAATCCAAGGGCATGACCTTATTAGAGGTGATAGTGGCATTGGCTGTGTTTTCCATTGCGGCAGTATCTATTACTAAGAGTCTGGGAGAGCAGATTGCCAATATGCCCATCCTAGAGGAGCGTACCTATGCCCAATGGGTGGCTGACAATGTGATGGTCGACGCCAGATTGGAAGCTAAATTTCCCGATATAGGCAAGAAAGATGGCGAAATGGAGCTTGCCGGCCGTGATTGGTATTGGCGCAAAGAGATAGTGAAAACTTCTGATGATAAATTCCGCATGATACGTGTCAGTGTCAGCAATGATGACCGTTATAAACGTATCCTTGTTCAAGTGAGTAGTTATGTACTTAATCCGGAATAG
- the hslR gene encoding ribosome-associated heat shock protein Hsp15 — MTKSLEPTSSVRLDKWLWAARFYKTRAIAKEKINGGKVHYNGQRTKSSKMAELDAVITLRQGYDEKEIVIKKLSEQRQKAILAQTLYQETPESIAKRETYAEARRLNILNNPAPDHKPDKKQRRQLIRFKEG, encoded by the coding sequence ATGACTAAATCCCTCGAACCCACAAGCTCGGTCCGACTGGATAAGTGGCTTTGGGCCGCACGCTTCTATAAAACACGTGCTATCGCCAAAGAGAAGATTAATGGTGGCAAAGTGCACTATAACGGCCAACGCACCAAATCGAGTAAAATGGCTGAGTTAGATGCCGTAATAACATTAAGACAAGGCTATGACGAAAAAGAAATAGTCATCAAAAAACTGTCAGAACAGCGACAAAAAGCAATTTTGGCACAAACTCTATACCAAGAAACACCCGAAAGCATAGCCAAGCGAGAGACATACGCAGAGGCGAGGCGGTTGAATATACTGAATAATCCAGCACCGGACCACAAACCAGACAAGAAACAACGACGCCAGCTCATACGCTTTAAAGAAGGCTAA